A single window of Triplophysa rosa linkage group LG2, Trosa_1v2, whole genome shotgun sequence DNA harbors:
- the pik3ip1 gene encoding phosphoinositide-3-kinase-interacting protein 1 — protein sequence MFRLVHVLFLFGSVSMGCAFVVKECITSDGKDYRGRQQYSFTGKICLNWNKINLTFKDLDTGVGDHNFCRNPDGSEKPWCYVSEFNGVGQKEACDVTICQGQNSTEATATEESVPTPAPSQRMEETFEPANPFPSPVEGAAVQPVKGVQQQVRTGPKTKKDLGTIGYVLAVLMMAIIILLGGGITVGYFYKRGLDLKKHHDQRVYEREMHRITLPLSAFANPTCELVDENTIVITAESNNQTPMQELAEGRDPLMGPAAGTPGA from the exons atgttcCGACTGGTTcacgttttgtttttgtttggctcTGTGTCGATGGGCTGTGCATTTGTTGTTAAAG AATGCATAACATCCGATGGAAAAGACTACAGAGGAAGACAACAGTATTCATTCACAGGGAAGATCTGCCTTAACTGGAACAAGATCAATCTCACGTTTAAAGACTTAGATACAG GTGTCGGTGACCACAATTTCTGCCGCAACCCAGATGGCTCAGAGAAGCCCTGGTGCTATGTGTCGGAGTTTAATGGAGTAGGCCAAAAAGAAGCATGTGACGTCACAATATGCCAAG GGCAAAACTCCACAGAAGCCACGGCTACAGAGGAGTCTGTTCCCACTCCAGCCCCTAGTCAAAGGATGGAGGAGACCTTTGAACCCGCAAACCCCTTTCCCTCGCCGGTGGAGGGTGCGGCAGTGCAGCCAGTCAAGGGAGTCCAACAACAAGTCAGAACAGGACCAAAGACCAAAAAAGACCTTGGGACTATTG GTTATGTCCTCGCTGTTCTCATGATGGCCATCATCATTCTTCTCGGAGGTGGGATCACAGTGGGGTACTTCTACAAACG GGGTCTTGATCTTAAGAAACATCACGACCAGCGCGTTTACGAGCGAGAGATGCATCGCATCACTCTCCCTCTCTCCGCCTTCGCCAACCCCACATGCGAGCTGGTGGATGAGAACACCATCGTCATCACGGCTGAATCCAACAACCAGACCCCCATGCAGGAGCTCGCGGAGGGGAGAGACCCACTTATGGGTCCAGCAGCAGGGACCCCCGGAGCATGA